From Chryseobacterium joostei, the proteins below share one genomic window:
- a CDS encoding polymer-forming cytoskeletal protein: MMNELQQLTKDQLYNKLKNRSENFNATVCTALENSLFDEHTLNDDDLSEFLQMLDEETAEKIKEASTQVNDEDDSPNIVLAESKGVTTSLDVTTKNGEGYKIVLIEHDINLSGNLFIEEYVVLIITGNIKAKNIIVNGSLYCSGNITCNVLFGASSNDNETHVERNISSGLIAENGHYTVAKGNIHSKYLVSFHNEIEGKSGRFIENPTLENADDIEMLSPEMIDEHGHFDEDSFLNLINNHPIEALFK, from the coding sequence ATGATGAATGAACTGCAACAACTCACAAAAGATCAATTATATAATAAGCTTAAAAACAGGTCTGAAAACTTCAATGCCACTGTTTGTACTGCCTTGGAAAATTCCTTGTTTGATGAGCATACGCTAAATGATGATGATCTTTCAGAATTCCTTCAAATGCTGGATGAAGAAACAGCAGAAAAGATAAAAGAAGCCTCCACACAGGTAAATGATGAAGATGATTCTCCCAACATTGTTCTTGCAGAAAGCAAAGGTGTAACCACCTCTCTTGACGTAACAACAAAAAATGGAGAAGGATATAAGATTGTTCTCATTGAACATGACATTAATCTATCCGGGAACTTATTTATTGAAGAATATGTTGTCCTTATTATAACGGGAAATATAAAAGCTAAAAATATTATAGTTAATGGCTCACTTTACTGCTCAGGAAATATTACCTGTAATGTTTTGTTCGGAGCTTCTTCCAATGACAATGAAACCCATGTAGAAAGAAATATTTCTTCTGGACTTATTGCAGAAAACGGCCACTATACTGTTGCCAAAGGAAATATTCATTCAAAATATTTGGTCAGTTTTCATAACGAAATAGAAGGAAAATCAGGTCGATTTATTGAAAATCCAACTCTGGAAAATGCAGATGACATTGAAATGTTAAGCCCTGAAATGATAGATGAACATGGGCATTTTGATGAGGACTCTTTCTTAAATCTTATCAATAATCATCCTATAGAAGCCTTATTTAAGTAA
- a CDS encoding B12-binding domain-containing radical SAM protein: MKDLLLITPPFTQLNTPYPATAYIKGFLNTKNISSYQIDLGIDVILELFSKDGLQKVFSKEIDLQNISENSQRIFALREEYLKTIDQVIPFLQGKNPTLARQICSMNFLPEASRFNQLDDMEFAFGNMGLQDKAKHLVTLYLEDLSDYIVENVDSDFGFSRYAERLGKSANSFDELYSKLSDQQTFIDEFTLKILRKTVEAVQPKLVCFSIPFPGNLYSAFRCAQFIKKNFPHIKIAMGGGFPNTELREIKDQRVFEFFDFITLDDGELPLELLCENLELQPETAEYKRTFLIENKEVTYKNNSKRHDYKQADIGTPDYIDLKLDQYISVIEIANPMHSLWSDGRWNKLTMAHGCYWGKCTFCDISLDYIKIYEPISAKILVDRMEELIQTTGETGFHFVDEAAPPALMREVALEILRRNLVVTWWTNIRFEKSFTKDLCFLLKLSGCVAVSGGLEVASDRLLKLIDKGISVEQVAKVTRNFTEAGIMIHAYLMYGYPTQTVQETIDSMEMIRQLFEMGILQSGFWHQFAMTAHSPVGLNPEEFGVTPIKQEILFANNDIDFTDKTGINHGKFSSGLKKSLFNYMHGINFDLPLQEWFDFKIPRTTIHRDYIHDSLLEDEDFKFKGNSKVIFLTKNVIAENRVKNKKKYSGTYTLLTFHLKTNIVKVELEEDKATWLMNVLEENSIENQKKPTVQQLKTQFEENFEDFELFWFSKPMQQLKENGVILSL, translated from the coding sequence TTGAAAGACCTGCTTCTTATTACCCCGCCTTTTACCCAACTTAACACTCCTTATCCTGCAACTGCTTATATTAAAGGATTTTTAAATACTAAAAATATTTCCAGTTATCAAATAGATTTAGGGATAGATGTTATTTTGGAATTATTTTCAAAAGACGGGCTTCAAAAGGTTTTCAGTAAAGAAATTGATCTTCAGAATATATCCGAAAATTCCCAAAGAATATTTGCCTTAAGAGAAGAATATTTAAAAACCATAGATCAGGTTATTCCTTTTCTACAAGGTAAAAATCCTACACTCGCCAGACAGATCTGCAGTATGAATTTTCTTCCGGAAGCCTCCCGTTTTAATCAGTTGGATGACATGGAATTTGCTTTTGGAAATATGGGTTTGCAAGATAAGGCAAAACACTTGGTAACCCTTTATTTAGAAGACCTATCGGATTATATTGTTGAGAATGTTGATTCAGATTTTGGTTTTAGCAGATATGCAGAACGCCTTGGAAAAAGTGCCAATTCCTTTGATGAGTTATACTCGAAATTATCTGATCAACAAACATTTATAGATGAGTTTACTTTAAAGATTCTTCGTAAAACAGTTGAAGCTGTACAGCCAAAACTGGTTTGCTTTTCAATCCCTTTTCCTGGAAATTTATACTCAGCTTTTCGATGTGCACAGTTTATAAAAAAGAATTTCCCTCACATTAAAATAGCAATGGGCGGTGGATTTCCCAATACAGAATTAAGGGAAATTAAAGATCAGAGAGTATTTGAGTTTTTTGATTTCATTACCCTTGATGATGGTGAATTACCCCTTGAACTTCTTTGTGAAAACCTAGAATTACAGCCGGAAACAGCAGAATACAAAAGAACATTTTTAATTGAAAATAAAGAAGTTACTTATAAAAATAATTCTAAAAGACACGATTACAAGCAGGCTGACATCGGAACTCCGGATTATATTGATTTAAAACTAGACCAATATATTTCCGTAATTGAAATCGCCAATCCCATGCATAGCTTATGGAGCGATGGAAGATGGAATAAGCTGACAATGGCTCATGGATGCTACTGGGGAAAATGTACTTTCTGTGATATTTCCTTGGATTACATTAAAATATATGAACCTATTTCAGCCAAAATTCTGGTAGACAGAATGGAGGAACTGATCCAAACAACAGGTGAAACCGGATTCCATTTTGTGGATGAAGCTGCACCACCCGCTTTGATGCGTGAAGTGGCACTGGAAATTCTACGAAGAAATCTTGTTGTTACCTGGTGGACCAATATTCGTTTTGAAAAAAGCTTCACTAAAGATTTATGCTTTTTATTAAAACTTTCAGGCTGCGTTGCAGTTTCCGGAGGGCTGGAAGTGGCAAGTGATCGTCTCTTAAAATTAATTGATAAGGGAATTTCTGTTGAACAAGTGGCCAAGGTGACAAGAAATTTTACCGAAGCCGGAATTATGATCCATGCTTATTTGATGTATGGTTATCCGACGCAAACTGTTCAGGAAACTATTGATTCTATGGAAATGATTCGTCAGTTATTTGAGATGGGAATTTTACAAAGTGGCTTTTGGCATCAGTTTGCAATGACCGCTCATTCACCTGTCGGACTAAACCCTGAAGAATTTGGAGTTACCCCAATCAAGCAGGAAATTCTATTTGCAAATAATGATATTGATTTTACAGACAAAACCGGAATCAATCATGGTAAGTTTAGTTCAGGTTTAAAAAAATCCTTATTCAATTATATGCACGGAATTAATTTCGATCTTCCTCTTCAGGAATGGTTTGATTTTAAAATTCCGAGAACAACTATTCATCGCGATTATATTCACGACAGTTTACTGGAAGATGAAGATTTTAAATTTAAAGGAAATTCAAAAGTTATCTTTTTGACCAAAAATGTAATCGCTGAGAATCGTGTAAAAAATAAAAAGAAATACTCTGGTACATATACGCTTCTTACATTCCACTTAAAAACCAATATTGTAAAGGTAGAACTGGAAGAAGATAAAGCAACATGGTTAATGAATGTTTTGGAGGAAAACTCTATAGAAAACCAGAAGAAGCCTACAGTTCAACAACTTAAGACTCAATTTGAGGAAAATTTTGAGGATTTTGAACTATTTTGGTTCTCAAAACCTATGCAGCAATTAAAGGAAAATGGCGTTATTTTGAGTTTATAA
- a CDS encoding FoF1 ATP synthase subunit delta/epsilon codes for MNIKILTPEYVVFEGEVNSVLLPGKNGEFHIMKNHAGIVSSLIGGKVKLFANSVDEAYAKNLTKENDKDSVFSYSIKSGVVEFNHNKGIILCE; via the coding sequence ATGAATATAAAAATTTTAACACCAGAATACGTAGTTTTTGAAGGAGAGGTAAACTCTGTATTATTGCCTGGAAAAAATGGTGAATTCCACATCATGAAAAACCACGCAGGAATCGTTTCTTCTTTAATCGGTGGTAAAGTAAAGTTATTTGCTAATTCTGTAGATGAAGCTTATGCTAAAAACTTAACCAAAGAAAACGATAAAGACTCTGTTTTTTCTTATTCTATTAAAAGCGGTGTTGTAGAATTTAATCATAATAAAGGAATTATCCTTTGTGAATAA
- the atpD gene encoding F0F1 ATP synthase subunit beta, which produces MANQIKGKISQIIGPVIDVVFNDVEAIPAIYDALEITKENGEKVVLEVEQHIGEDTVRCIAMDATDGLKRGQDVIGYGNPITMPIGEAVNGRLFNVVGDAIDGLQDISKEGGLPIHRPAPKFDQLSTSAEVLFTGIKVIDLVEPYAKGGKIGLFGGAGVGKTVLIQELINNIAKGHGGLSVFAGVGERTREGNDLLREMLESGIIKYGDDFMHSMENGGWDLSKVDLEVMKDSKAAFVFGQMNEPPGARARVALSGLTLAEYYRDGGESGQGRDVLFFVDNIFRFTQAGSEVSALLGRMPSAVGYQPTLASEMGAMQERITSTKNGSITSVQAVYVPADDLTDPAPATTFAHLDATTVLDRKIASLGIYPAVDPLASTSRILAPEIIGQEHYDCAQRVKEILQRYKALQDIIAILGMEELSEEDKSVVYRARKVQRFLSQPFHVAEQFTGIPGSLVDIKDTIKGFTMIMDGELDHLPEAAFNLKGTIEEAIEAGQKMLAENA; this is translated from the coding sequence ATGGCAAACCAAATTAAAGGTAAAATTTCTCAAATTATTGGTCCGGTAATCGACGTTGTCTTCAATGATGTGGAAGCAATTCCAGCAATCTATGACGCGTTAGAAATTACAAAAGAAAACGGTGAAAAAGTAGTTTTAGAGGTAGAACAACATATTGGCGAAGATACAGTAAGATGTATTGCAATGGACGCTACTGATGGTCTTAAGAGAGGTCAAGATGTAATCGGATACGGAAATCCTATTACTATGCCAATCGGAGAGGCTGTAAACGGAAGACTATTCAACGTTGTTGGTGATGCTATCGACGGACTTCAAGATATTTCTAAGGAAGGTGGTCTTCCAATTCACAGACCAGCTCCAAAATTTGATCAACTTTCAACTTCTGCAGAAGTTTTATTTACAGGTATTAAAGTAATCGACTTAGTTGAGCCTTACGCAAAAGGGGGTAAAATTGGTTTGTTCGGTGGTGCCGGTGTAGGTAAAACAGTATTGATCCAGGAGTTAATTAACAATATTGCAAAAGGACACGGAGGTCTTTCAGTATTCGCCGGAGTAGGTGAAAGAACGAGAGAAGGGAATGACCTTTTGAGAGAAATGTTGGAATCAGGTATTATCAAGTATGGTGATGATTTCATGCACTCTATGGAAAATGGAGGTTGGGATCTTTCTAAAGTAGACCTAGAGGTAATGAAAGATTCAAAAGCAGCATTCGTTTTCGGACAAATGAACGAGCCGCCTGGTGCAAGAGCGAGAGTAGCACTTTCTGGTCTTACATTAGCAGAGTACTATAGAGATGGTGGTGAAAGCGGACAAGGTAGAGACGTACTTTTCTTCGTAGACAACATCTTCCGTTTTACTCAGGCTGGTTCTGAGGTATCTGCACTTCTTGGTCGTATGCCATCAGCGGTAGGTTACCAACCAACTCTTGCGTCTGAGATGGGTGCGATGCAGGAAAGAATTACTTCAACTAAAAATGGTTCAATTACTTCAGTACAAGCGGTATACGTACCTGCGGATGACTTAACTGACCCGGCTCCTGCAACTACGTTTGCTCACTTAGATGCAACTACGGTACTTGACAGAAAGATTGCTTCATTAGGTATTTACCCAGCGGTAGATCCATTGGCTTCTACTTCAAGAATCCTTGCTCCGGAAATTATTGGTCAAGAACACTATGACTGTGCTCAAAGAGTAAAAGAAATTCTTCAAAGATACAAAGCTCTTCAAGATATCATCGCAATTCTTGGTATGGAAGAACTTTCTGAAGAAGATAAGTCTGTTGTTTACCGTGCAAGAAAAGTTCAGAGATTCTTATCTCAGCCTTTCCACGTAGCAGAACAGTTTACAGGTATTCCAGGATCATTGGTAGATATCAAAGATACTATCAAAGGATTTACAATGATTATGGATGGTGAATTAGATCACTTACCAGAAGCTGCTTTCAACTTGAAAGGAACTATCGAGGAAGCTATCGAAGCAGGACAAAAAATGTTAGCTGAAAACGCTTAA
- a CDS encoding bifunctional riboflavin kinase/FAD synthetase: MKVFKNFKDYSSQKPLALSLGMFDGVHLGHKSIIDELIKVGTENNLETAILTFWPHPRFVFNPNEDLKLLNTIEEKKELVEKYNIDNLFLKEFDEEFRNLTGEEFVRQILIDKLNVKYLIIGYDHSFGKNKSGNFELLQTLSKELDFEVEQMEAINIHENNISSTKVRNALLTGNIKEANEMLGYSYPVSGTVVHGKKIGRTIGYPTANIHTDSIKLLPKKGAYIVEVEVKGNQYRGMLSIGTNPTVNGEKLTVEVYILDFDRDIYDEKITVKFRDFLHDEIKFEGLEKLIERLDEDKRLTKEFNF; this comes from the coding sequence TTGAAAGTTTTCAAGAATTTTAAAGATTATTCCTCTCAGAAGCCTCTAGCATTGTCTTTAGGGATGTTTGACGGGGTACATCTTGGGCATAAAAGTATTATAGATGAACTCATTAAGGTAGGTACAGAAAACAATCTGGAAACTGCGATTCTTACTTTTTGGCCTCATCCAAGGTTTGTTTTTAATCCTAATGAAGATTTAAAACTTCTGAATACCATAGAGGAAAAGAAAGAACTGGTTGAAAAATATAATATTGATAACTTATTCCTGAAAGAATTTGATGAAGAATTCAGAAATTTAACAGGAGAAGAATTTGTTCGTCAGATTTTAATTGATAAACTCAATGTAAAATACCTTATTATAGGCTACGATCATTCCTTTGGGAAAAATAAAAGTGGAAATTTCGAGCTTCTTCAAACATTATCTAAGGAACTTGATTTCGAGGTTGAACAAATGGAAGCTATTAATATTCATGAAAATAACATCAGCTCTACCAAGGTTCGTAATGCTCTTTTAACCGGAAATATTAAAGAGGCCAATGAAATGTTGGGATATTCTTATCCTGTTTCAGGAACGGTGGTTCATGGCAAGAAAATAGGAAGAACAATTGGCTATCCAACAGCTAATATTCATACAGACTCCATCAAGCTATTACCTAAAAAAGGGGCCTATATTGTTGAAGTTGAAGTAAAAGGAAATCAATATAGAGGAATGCTGAGCATTGGTACCAATCCTACAGTAAATGGTGAAAAGTTAACGGTTGAAGTGTATATTCTTGATTTTGATAGAGATATTTATGATGAAAAGATTACCGTAAAATTCAGAGATTTTCTTCATGATGAAATTAAGTTTGAGGGACTTGAAAAACTCATTGAAAGACTAGACGAAGATAAAAGACTCACAAAGGAGTTTAATTTTTAA
- a CDS encoding DUF3857 domain-containing protein — MKKILISAVYFLSVGAFAQSKDHSKTWELLLNNKRDEARTFYDKTLQSQKLKNFESLFLDAMIDQEMGQFIFDETFVNNFVNITDEEAYLYPVFKEKFMLNDIEESGIDDHTYKKVDILYGSKNFGHLNGIIEFKTYFDYLRGNFTGSAEALSKLGKIDKWQYAGVFENLNGSGMDNEYEPETYAKNDKLFNTGNFGNIGWYNKKYKDNDGFSFFFNELEYGRGIVYAQSFIDNPEERKVWLEVDADCELKVFLNDVEILSSTKDGYTSTGSHLVEVVLPKGMNRLLVKSDSQASKMAGFMIVPFDTNYQRISNLTYFDTYRDYKKSTLAQLQPKELELKFEQKLKEKIAQSPNDFIYDYLLTLGYLNNQQNDKAKEKIDVLTQKYPKSSLIQILLSRYYANTDDQGKITEILKNIEVNDPEYYQVPVMKIADDNVTKSMSIQELEKYKAILNKTKARAMVDLFDVIISARNHDIEKMKSHVSSIKKTFANNEKYIVLLTSLEEADKKDQSGIIKKLEDFIATRNNLDVMSSLFDYYEKSNRIEDEKKLLRKFIEVYPSLNLLRTKYVYLLQEDPKDPEIMKQINEGLENFPYSYSLMALKAEILALQKNKDEAVKYAKESLSHFAENERMYKLIRDLGQTEDEIDQVSVKDLKKLASERRNKGTKGKKGVTTLLDEYIVNVYPEGGFKKRTTYVYEITSESGIEELKEYYINYYDDVLKSEIVKPNGSIVPGEKSEDQIVFTNLEVGDVVLIQKESVERRGGRFYKDFNLSSYFNSEYPVVESVFTVITPENMPYQVKSNNAEVASTQKKVGNKLFQTWKLNNLPEVNMDENYGPTYYDATISVTANSIKTWQEISNWYSDLTRKSLVSDRVVEKAFKEIFPNGTSGMNDTEKAEKIYNYIEKNVTYSSVDFRQSGFIPQKPSKTLVTKLGDCKDLSTLFLILGNQAGLKSNLVLVQTNDNSPQRLLLPNLSFNHCIVKVNLDGKETFLEMTDKYLPFNAIVKGNYKAKGLVIYTDKNNGNTAQLIDILGDNNTKNLFKSVSEVQIKGDDQTFVTKQYTMGETKSYYNTFFQNSQTEENRKKSMEKEYGGILDKVINVKSVKLLDGKDLTINPLSYEVQFNINDKPQSVGSLKIMKIPFITKPFTKDVIATENRNMDILYTQYERQNEYFEEIYLNIPDGMKFIEIPENKTLAYNNFNYSINYELEKNNRLKITRKSKTPWDNIKKEQYPEFKKFVEDAINAENQILGYK; from the coding sequence ATGAAAAAAATATTGATTTCGGCTGTATATTTCTTATCAGTCGGAGCGTTTGCCCAGTCAAAGGATCACTCCAAAACCTGGGAACTTTTGCTGAACAACAAAAGAGATGAAGCAAGAACTTTTTACGATAAAACATTACAGTCCCAAAAACTTAAAAACTTTGAAAGCCTTTTTCTGGATGCAATGATAGATCAGGAAATGGGTCAATTTATTTTTGATGAAACCTTTGTCAATAATTTTGTAAATATCACGGATGAAGAAGCTTATCTATATCCTGTTTTCAAGGAAAAATTTATGCTGAATGACATTGAGGAAAGCGGAATTGATGATCATACCTATAAAAAGGTAGATATCTTATATGGTAGTAAAAATTTTGGTCATTTAAACGGAATAATAGAGTTTAAAACCTATTTTGACTATCTGAGAGGTAATTTTACAGGATCTGCAGAAGCGCTTTCAAAGCTCGGGAAAATTGATAAATGGCAATATGCCGGAGTATTTGAAAACCTGAACGGAAGTGGTATGGACAATGAATATGAGCCGGAAACCTATGCTAAAAATGACAAGCTCTTCAATACCGGAAACTTTGGTAATATTGGTTGGTACAACAAAAAATATAAAGATAATGACGGCTTCAGCTTTTTCTTCAATGAACTGGAGTATGGAAGAGGAATTGTTTATGCGCAGTCATTTATAGACAATCCTGAAGAAAGGAAAGTATGGCTTGAAGTTGATGCAGACTGTGAACTCAAGGTTTTTCTGAATGATGTCGAAATACTTTCAAGTACGAAAGACGGTTATACTTCCACAGGATCACACCTTGTAGAGGTGGTATTACCCAAAGGAATGAACCGCTTACTTGTTAAAAGTGATTCGCAGGCTAGTAAGATGGCGGGATTTATGATTGTTCCTTTTGATACAAATTATCAAAGAATCAGTAATCTTACTTATTTTGATACCTATCGTGATTATAAAAAAAGCACTCTTGCTCAGCTTCAGCCTAAAGAATTAGAATTAAAATTTGAACAAAAACTTAAAGAGAAAATTGCACAGTCTCCCAATGATTTTATTTATGATTACCTTTTAACATTAGGGTATCTGAATAATCAGCAGAATGACAAGGCCAAAGAAAAAATAGATGTTTTAACCCAGAAATATCCAAAATCTTCACTCATTCAGATTCTTCTTTCCAGATACTACGCCAATACGGATGATCAGGGAAAGATTACCGAGATTCTTAAAAATATAGAAGTAAACGATCCTGAATATTATCAGGTTCCCGTAATGAAAATTGCTGATGACAACGTTACCAAAAGCATGAGTATTCAGGAACTTGAAAAATACAAGGCAATTCTAAATAAAACAAAGGCCCGGGCAATGGTGGATCTTTTTGATGTAATCATATCTGCCAGAAACCATGATATTGAAAAAATGAAATCCCATGTTTCCAGTATTAAAAAAACCTTTGCCAATAATGAAAAATATATTGTTCTTTTAACTTCCCTTGAAGAGGCCGATAAAAAGGATCAGAGCGGCATTATAAAAAAACTTGAAGATTTTATTGCCACAAGAAACAATCTGGATGTCATGTCTTCATTATTTGATTACTATGAAAAATCCAACAGGATAGAAGATGAAAAAAAGCTTCTTAGAAAATTCATTGAAGTATATCCATCTTTAAATCTTCTGAGAACCAAATATGTATATCTTTTGCAGGAAGATCCCAAAGATCCCGAAATTATGAAGCAGATTAATGAAGGACTTGAAAACTTTCCTTATTCTTATTCTCTGATGGCACTAAAGGCAGAAATTTTAGCGCTACAAAAAAATAAGGATGAAGCTGTAAAATATGCAAAGGAATCCCTTTCTCATTTTGCAGAGAACGAGCGTATGTACAAGTTGATCAGAGATTTGGGGCAAACCGAGGATGAGATTGATCAGGTTTCTGTAAAGGATTTGAAAAAACTGGCTTCAGAAAGAAGAAATAAGGGAACAAAAGGTAAAAAAGGAGTTACCACATTATTAGATGAATATATTGTAAATGTTTATCCTGAGGGAGGATTCAAAAAAAGAACGACCTATGTCTATGAAATTACCTCAGAAAGCGGGATTGAAGAGCTTAAGGAATACTACATTAATTATTATGACGACGTTTTAAAATCTGAAATAGTAAAACCAAACGGCAGCATTGTTCCGGGTGAAAAATCTGAGGACCAGATTGTTTTTACCAATCTTGAGGTGGGGGATGTAGTTCTTATACAAAAAGAAAGTGTGGAAAGAAGAGGCGGACGTTTCTATAAAGATTTTAATCTTAGTTCTTATTTTAACTCCGAATATCCTGTGGTAGAATCTGTTTTTACAGTAATTACTCCTGAAAACATGCCATATCAGGTAAAAAGTAATAATGCAGAAGTGGCTTCTACACAGAAAAAAGTAGGGAATAAGCTTTTTCAGACTTGGAAACTAAATAATCTTCCGGAAGTAAATATGGATGAAAACTATGGTCCAACATATTACGATGCAACCATTTCAGTAACCGCTAATTCCATAAAAACCTGGCAGGAAATTTCCAACTGGTATTCTGATCTTACAAGAAAAAGCCTGGTTTCTGACAGAGTGGTTGAGAAAGCATTCAAGGAAATATTTCCCAACGGAACTTCAGGAATGAATGATACAGAAAAAGCCGAGAAAATTTATAATTATATTGAAAAAAATGTAACCTATAGTTCTGTAGATTTCCGTCAAAGCGGGTTTATTCCCCAAAAGCCATCTAAAACATTGGTGACAAAATTGGGGGATTGCAAGGATTTGTCAACCTTATTTTTAATTCTTGGAAATCAGGCAGGATTAAAATCTAATCTTGTCTTGGTACAAACCAATGATAACTCCCCACAGCGTCTTCTTTTGCCGAATTTAAGTTTCAATCACTGTATTGTAAAGGTAAACCTTGATGGAAAGGAAACTTTCCTTGAGATGACAGACAAATATTTACCCTTTAATGCAATTGTGAAAGGAAATTATAAAGCAAAAGGTCTGGTAATTTATACTGATAAAAATAATGGGAATACAGCCCAACTCATCGACATATTAGGAGATAATAATACAAAAAATCTGTTCAAATCAGTAAGTGAGGTTCAGATTAAAGGTGATGATCAAACCTTTGTGACCAAACAATATACAATGGGTGAGACCAAAAGCTATTATAATACTTTCTTCCAGAATTCACAGACAGAAGAAAACCGTAAAAAAAGTATGGAGAAAGAGTATGGCGGAATTTTAGATAAAGTAATTAATGTAAAATCAGTGAAATTATTGGACGGAAAGGATCTTACGATAAATCCTTTATCCTATGAAGTTCAGTTTAATATCAATGACAAGCCTCAATCTGTAGGCAGCCTGAAAATTATGAAAATTCCTTTTATCACAAAACCATTTACAAAAGATGTGATAGCTACTGAAAACAGAAATATGGACATTCTGTATACGCAATATGAAAGACAGAATGAGTATTTTGAGGAAATATATCTTAATATTCCTGACGGAATGAAGTTTATTGAAATTCCTGAAAATAAGACCCTTGCGTACAATAATTTTAATTATTCAATCAATTACGAACTTGAAAAGAATAATAGATTAAAAATAACCAGAAAGTCCAAAACTCCTTGGGATAACATCAAAAAAGAACAATATCCGGAATTTAAAAAATTTGTAGAAGATGCCATCAATGCAGAGAACCAAATTTTAGGATATAAATAA
- a CDS encoding MmcQ/YjbR family DNA-binding protein translates to MDANEILDYCLAKKAVTENFPFDNETLVMKVDTKMFLLMSLERQPLSINVKTDPEWSAELREQYPQITGAYHMNKTHWNSVSVDGLKRELILKLIDHSYELVFKSLTKKIQSEINNS, encoded by the coding sequence ATGGATGCTAACGAAATTTTAGACTATTGTCTTGCTAAAAAAGCAGTTACAGAAAATTTTCCCTTTGATAATGAAACTCTTGTGATGAAAGTGGATACTAAAATGTTTCTGCTGATGAGCCTTGAAAGGCAGCCGCTGTCCATTAATGTAAAGACAGATCCTGAGTGGAGTGCAGAGCTTCGTGAGCAATATCCTCAGATTACAGGGGCTTATCATATGAATAAAACACACTGGAATTCTGTTTCAGTGGACGGATTAAAGAGAGAACTAATCTTAAAATTAATAGATCATTCCTATGAATTGGTATTTAAATCCCTGACCAAAAAAATTCAAAGTGAAATAAATAATTCTTAA
- a CDS encoding NAD(P)H-binding protein, with product MKALVIGATGATGKDLVNQLLNDKDFEEVDIFVRKPVNIENERLKVHVVNFEKPEEWKEMVKGDVAFSCLGTTLKDAGSKEAQKKVDFDYQYEFAKAAKENNVEDYILVSAYGANSKSKIFYSKMKGELEEAVRQLHFNKITIFKPGMLERKDSGRTGEVLGSRIIKFANKLGLLESQKPLPTDILAKAMINSSKIKSNGYSSIKLGNIFCFAEKTIDN from the coding sequence ATGAAAGCTCTAGTAATCGGTGCTACAGGCGCTACAGGAAAAGATTTGGTCAATCAGTTACTCAATGACAAGGATTTTGAGGAAGTGGATATTTTTGTAAGAAAACCTGTTAATATTGAAAATGAAAGACTTAAAGTTCACGTTGTGAATTTTGAAAAACCTGAGGAATGGAAAGAAATGGTGAAAGGAGATGTTGCATTTTCTTGTCTGGGAACTACTTTAAAAGACGCAGGAAGTAAGGAAGCCCAGAAAAAGGTAGATTTTGATTATCAATATGAATTTGCTAAGGCAGCCAAGGAAAATAATGTGGAAGACTATATTTTGGTTTCTGCTTATGGAGCTAATTCAAAGTCTAAGATCTTCTATTCTAAAATGAAAGGAGAGCTGGAAGAAGCTGTAAGGCAATTACATTTCAATAAAATCACCATTTTTAAGCCTGGAATGCTTGAAAGAAAAGATTCAGGAAGAACGGGCGAAGTTTTGGGTAGCAGAATTATAAAGTTTGCCAATAAACTCGGATTATTAGAAAGCCAAAAACCTTTACCTACTGATATTTTAGCCAAAGCAATGATTAATTCTTCCAAAATAAAAAGCAACGGTTACTCCAGTATCAAACTGGGAAATATTTTTTGCTTTGCAGAGAAAACAATTGATAACTAA